A single Lolium perenne isolate Kyuss_39 chromosome 6, Kyuss_2.0, whole genome shotgun sequence DNA region contains:
- the LOC127305185 gene encoding 5'-3' exoribonuclease 2-like isoform X1, with protein sequence MGIPSFFSWLIGKYPNIVTPTIAAWKEDDDDEEEEEEDEEGEGGEEDEEEEEEEDKEGEEEDDDCIFDNLYLDMNEIIYKCFRMNNGLVYHWFFDYMDRLFLMVRPRKLLYLAVDGVAPMAKMNKLRQAYFKSAKHATDAEAEAILLTEIFRAKGKEVLPRDKYELEDHTVKMPGTEFMEKISVLLEYYIRKRLNTDPKWKDIKVILSDANVPGEAEHKIMSFIRAQRSMENYDPNTYHCLYGHDADLIMLALASHEVHMSILREVGNSSMIPARLYQYVDMWVLREYLELEMKTPDCKQDTERLIDDFIFICFFMGNDFIPRIPSLEINEFGVDLLIEVYKTTFNKMGGYIVNTDKIKDNHGAYLQVSRLEKFFDELSLCEEKILLKRYELREHLLCKIQREAAETEWNERSSDSLEESPDGSYSTCMLFLKQGSARTFSGTNVIKNTRELWRTARTVCHNKGDLFRKRACTQDRLRPGWKSRFCREKSGAETSNEAGWLQPEMVQKYLEGLCWMLRCYFSEVPSWTWCYPFYYSPLACDFKCLSQFKVSFTVDKPLRPFDQLMAILPPEKHVLSCALPACYIKLIDCEESTIRIFYPSEFEMDADGKRFLSQTNKWLQGVAKLPFVDKELLLSATKTVEKELTEDEMRRNNIRQERIFLRCSHSLANHAAFVPTSESPQKRLPICTSEIGGWFSPEEEFQTFASRRDQVNCSYIWPIDPDMSVSAMFFNPEAVKPISRLLEGVIVPDKVHPDTVTEADIRKRPLWHTYPGPRLPTVAHRPETLGQWKAMPREEHKSGGEGWLGRGRGGTAAVAEAQQIGSNSSYGRARGGGYGRGSRGVDMAQSPRLDSGGECVSRPGLAWAGGVGGPPALQRQQTEGRQVGLWARGGGNPMRRTAD encoded by the exons ATGGGAATACCTTCTTTCTTCAGCTGGCTCATCGGTAAGTACCCAAACATTGTCACCCCCACCATCGCCGCCTGGaaggaggacgatgatgatgaagaagaggaagaagaagacgaggagggGGAGGGAggtgaagaggatgaagaagaagaagaagaagaagacaaggagggggaagaagaagatgatgactgcATCTTCGACAACCTCTACCTTGACATGAATGAGATCATCTATAAATGCTTCCGCATGAATAACGGATTG GTATACCATTGGTTCTTTGATTACATGGATCGCTTGTttctcatggtcaggccgaggaaACTCCTTTACTTGGCAGTAG ATGGTGTTGCCCCTATGGCCAAGATGAACAAGCTGCGCCAAGCGTACTTCAAATCTGCCAAGCATGCCACAGATGCA GAGGCTGAAGCAATTCTCTTGACGGAGATATTCAGAGCCAAAGGGAAAGAGGTCCTGCCTCGAGACAAGTACGAGCTTGAGGATCATACTGTCAAGATGCCAGGGACAGAATTCATGGAGAAGATATCAGTGCTGCTGGAGTACTATATCCGTAAACGGTTGAATACCGACCCCAAGTGGAAAGACATCAAG GTAATACTCTCTGATGCAAATGTTCCTGGAGAAGCGGAGCACAAGATCATGTCTTTCATTCGCGCACAACGGAGCATGGAAAACTATGATCCGAACACTTATCATTGTCTGTATGGGCAT GATGCGGATCTGATAATGCTAGCTTTGGCATCTCACGAAGTACACATGTCAATTTTGAGAGAGGTCGGTAATTCAAGCATGATACCTGCGAGACTGTATCAG TATGTGGACATGTGGGTTCTGAGAGAGTACTTGGAGCTTGAAATGAAGACACCAGATTGCAAACAAGATACTGAGAGACTAATAGATGACTTTATCTTCATTTGTTTCTTCATGGGAAATGATTTCATTCCACGGATTCCTTCACTAGAGATAAATGAA TTTGGAGTTGATCTTCTCATTGAAGTGTACAAAACAACCTTCAACAAAATGGGGGGCTATATTGTCAACACAGACAAA ATCAAAGATAACCATGGTGCGTATCTGCAAGTCTCAAGATTAGAGAAGTTCTTTGATGAACTGTCCTTGTGCGAAGAGAAAATTTTACTGAAAAGATATGAACTGAGAGAG CACTTATTGTGCAAGATACAACGTGAAGCTGCGGAAACGGAATGGAATGAAAGAAGCTCTGACAGTTTG GAAGAAAGCCCCGATGGTTCATACTCGACGTGCATGCTGTTTTTGAAGCAAGGAAGTGCTCGTACTTTCAGTGGGACTAAT GTCATAAAGAATACCAGGGAGCTGTGGAGAACTGCGAGAACTGTTTGCCATAATAAGGGCGACCTTTTTAGAAAAAGAGCCTGCACACAAGACAGG CTAAGACCAGGATGGAAATCACGGTTCTGCAGAGAGAAATCTGGTGCCGAAACTTCTAATGAAGCTGGATGGCTGCAGCCTGAAATG GTGCAGAAGTATTTAGAAGGATTATGTTGGATGCTTCGATGCTATTTTTCTGAAGTTCCTTCATGGACTTG GTGCTACCCATTCTATTATTCTCCTTTGGCATGTGATTTCAAATGTCTGTCTCAATTCAAGGTATCCTTCACCGTGGACAAACCACTAAGACCATTTGATCAGCTCATGGCAATTTTGCCTCCGGAAAAACATGTTTTGTCATGTGCCCTTCCAGCATGTTACATCAAATTAATAGACTGTGAAGAATCTACAATACGAATATTCTATCCATCAG AGTTTGAGATGGATGCAGATGGGAAACGTTTCTTGTCGCAA ACTAATAAGTGGCTTCAGGGTGTTGCGAAGTTGCCATTCGTGGATAAGGAATTGCTGCTTTCCGCTACCAAAACGGTAGAGAAAGAACTCACG GAGGATGAGATGAGAAGGAATAATATCCGGCAAGAGAGGATCTTCCTGAGGTGCTCACACAGTTTGGCCAATCACGCAGCATTCGTGCCAACATCCGAATCTCCACAGAAAAGGCTCCCGATATGCACTAG CGAAATCGGAGGATGGTTCTCACCTGAAGAGGAGTTTCAAACATTCGCGTCAAGAAGAGATCAGGTTAATTGCTCTTACATTTGGCCAATCGATCCAGACATGTCGGT ATCAGCAATGTTCTTCAACCCTGAGGCAGTGAAGCCAATCTCGAGACTACTTGAGGGTGTCATCGTACCTGATAAGGTACATCCTGAT ACAGTAACTGAGGCCGACATTCGGAAGAGGCCGCTGTGGCACACCTACCCGGGTCCAAGACTGCCGACAGTCGCTCACAGACCAGAGACCCTGGGCCAGTGGAAGGCGATGCCGAGGGAAGAGCACAAGTCCGGTGGAGAAGGGTGGCTTGGCAGGGGGAGGGGAGGCACCGCTGCCGTCGCCGAGGCACAGCAGATCGGGAGCAACAGCAGCTACGGGCGTGCGAGAGGGGGCGGCTATGGGAGGGGTTCGCGGGGTGTGGACATGGCGCAGAGCCCTCGGTTGGACAGCGGTGGTGAGTGCGTCTCCAGACCGGGACTGGCTTGGGCAGGAGGAGTAGGCGGGCCGCCGGCGCTGCAGAGGCAGCAGACGGAGGGGCGGCAGGTTGGGTTGTGGGCGAGAGGAGGCGGCAACCCCATGCGACGTACAGCTGATTGA